One genomic region from Salvia hispanica cultivar TCC Black 2014 chromosome 2, UniMelb_Shisp_WGS_1.0, whole genome shotgun sequence encodes:
- the LOC125205964 gene encoding probable ribose-5-phosphate isomerase 2 gives MAAAYPHFQLSETLTTPAPPPPPMVTPAASLPPLTQDELKKIAAYKAVEHVQSGMVIGLGTGSTAKHAVDRIAELMKQGKLVDIVGIATSTKTFEQATSLGIPLSDLDTHPVVDLSIDGADEVDPDLNLVKGRGGSLLREKMVESASKKFIVIVDESKLVSHIGGSGLAMPVEVIPFCWSHSLVRLKALFAGAGCVAKLRTEGGGEAYVSDNGNYIIDLYFEREIGDLNEASDRILRLPGIVEHGMFIGLASSVIVAGVNGVTVKTKKKGGELGIDSFSYSDLRNGF, from the coding sequence ATGGCAGCAGCCTACCCCCATTTCCAATTATCTGAAACCCTAACCACGCCCgcgccgccgccaccaccaATGGTGACACCCGCCGCCTCGCTGCCGCCCCTCACGCAGGACGAATTGAAGAAAATCGCCGCCTACAAAGCCGTCGAGCACGTGCAATCCGGCATGGTCATCGGCCTCGGCACAGGCTCCACGGCGAAGCACGCCGTCGACCGCATCGCCGAGCTCATGAAGCAGGGGAAGCTGGTCGACATCGTCGGAATCGCCACCTCCACCAAGACCTTCGAGCAGGCGACGTCGCTCGGCATCCCGCTCTCGGATCTCGACACGCATCCGGTCGTCGATCTGTCGATCGACGGCGCCGACGAGGTCGATCCGGATTTGAACCTCGTCAAAGGCAGGGGAGGATCGTTGCTGAGGGAGAAAATGGTGGAATCCGCGAGTAAGAAATTCATTGTGATCGTCGACGAATCGAAATTGGTGAGCCACATCGGCGGCAGCGGATTGGCGATGCCGGTGGAGGTGATACCGTTCTGCTGGAGCCACTCGCTGGTTCGGCTGAAGGCGCTGTTCGCCGGCGCCGGCTGCGTGGCGAAGCTGAGGACGGAGGGCGGCGGGGAGGCGTACGTTAGCGACAACGGGAATTATATAATCGATCTGTATTTTGAGAGGGAGATTGGGGATTTGAATGAGGCGAGCGATAGGATATTGAGGCTGCCGGGAATTGTGGAGCACGGGATGTTTATCGGGCTGGCGAGCTCGGTGATAGTCGCCGGCGTTAATGGCGTGACGgtgaagacgaagaagaaggGTGGCGAATTAGGGATCGATTCTTTTAGCTACAGTGATTTGAGGAACGGTTTTTAG
- the LOC125205965 gene encoding uncharacterized protein LOC125205965 yields MGDHFVLLVDRLLTESTLEAAIESGLKHAVPITVDEEAIDYSYQKDSEASLSPRKVVECRICQDEGFDSSMEAPCSCSGSLKYAHRRCVQKWCNEKGDTMCEICHQQFKPGYTAPPPIFRFGGLPMNLRGNWQIARTDLNNPRIIAMVAADHSFLDPEYDEYAASTSRSIVCCRTVAIIFMVLLIMRHTLPIVMSRAGNYPLPVIMLLLLRVAGIILPIYIILKAVTSIIRRRQQQVAPAPDVESSPLPLNQPDLNAVS; encoded by the exons ATGGGGGATCACTTCGTGTTGCTGGTTGATCGTTTGCTTACTGAGTCGACTCTGGAGGCTGCGATCGAGAGTGGATTGAAGCATGCAGTTCCCATCACTGTTGATGAAGAAGCAATTGACTATTCGTACCAGAAAGATTCTGAGGCTAGCTTGTCTCCGAGAAAGGTGGTCGAGTGCAGGATATGCCAGGATGAAGGTTTTGATTCGAGCATGGAGGCTCCTTGCTCTTGCTCTGGAAGCTTGAAG TATGCTCATCGTAGATGTGTACAAAAGTGGTGCAACGAGAAGGGTGACACCATGTGTGAGATATGCCATCAG CAATTCAAGCCAGGATACACTGCACCGCCCCCAATTTTCCGTTTTGGTGGACTTCCTATGAACTTGAG AGGGAATTGGCAAATTGCCAGAACAGATTTGAACAATCCGCGCATTATTGCAATGGTCGCTGCTGATCATAGCTTCCTTGACCCTGAATACGACGAGTACGCTGCTTCCACATCGCGAAGCATAGTCTGCTGCCGCACAGTAGCCATAATA TTTATGGTACTACTGATTATGCGGCATACTCTTCCAATAGTCATGAGTCGAGCAGGGAATTATCCTCTCCCAGTGATCATG CTGTTATTGCTGCGAGTTGCTGGGATTATTCTTCCAATCTACATCATACTTAAAGCAGTTACCTCCATCATACGTCGTCGACAGCAGCAGGTGGCGCCTGCACCCGACGTAGAATCGAGCCCGTTGCCTCTGAATCAGCCAGATTTGAATGCAGTCAGTTGA
- the LOC125208408 gene encoding probable 6-phosphogluconolactonase 2, with protein sequence MALSGYKKDGRELRIFENVDELSCNFAEYIAELSEVSIKERGVFAIALSGGSLVKLMGKLCEAPYNKTVDWAKWYIFWVDERVVAKSHADSNYKLVKDGFLSKVPIVHGHVHSINDSVTAEQAAEDYEFVIRQLVKTRVISVSEINDCPKFDLILLGMGPDGHVASLFPNHPAFNEKEQWVTFITDSPKAPPERITFTLPVINSAANVAVVATGASKAEAAHVAIDGAGADYQVLPAMMVRPINGELVWFLDIAAASKIEGANFSE encoded by the exons ATGGCTCTTTCCGGGTACAAGAAGGATGGAAGAGAGCTGAGAATCTTCGAAAATGTGGATGAACTGAGCTGCAATTTTGCAGAGTATATAGCAGAACTATCAGAGGTTTCGATAAAGGAGAGAGGCGTTTTTGCCATTGCTTTATCCGGTGGCTCACTTGTTAAGTTGATGGG AAAGCTGTGTGAGGCACCTTACAATAAGACGGTTGATTGGGCCAAGTGGTATATATTTTGGGTAGACGAGCGTGTGGTTGCCAAAAGCCATGCTGATAGTAATTACAAGCTTGTCAAGGATGGGTTTTTGTCCAAG GTGCCTATCGTTCATGGCCACGTGCACTCGATTAACGACTCCGTCACCGCAGAACAAGCCGCAGAGGACTACGAGTTTGTCATCCGGCAGCTCGTCAAGACCCGTGTGATCAGTGTATCTGAGATCAACGACTGTCCGAAGTTCGACCTCATCCTCCTTGGGATGGGGCCAGACGGGCACGTCGCGTCCCTATTCCCCAACCACCCGGCATTCAACGAGAAGGAGCAATGGGTGACGTTCATCACCGACTCTCCCAAGGCCCCGCCCGAGAGGATCACTTTCACACTACCCGTCATAAACTCGGCGGCCAATGTCGCTGTGGTCGCAACCGGCGCTAGCAAGGCAGAGGCGGCGCACGTGGCGATCGACGGGGCCGGGGCTGACTACCAGGTGCTGCCGGCGATGATGGTCCGGCCGATCAACGGGGAGCTGGTGTGGTTTCTGGATATAGCAGCTGCTTCAAAAATTGAAGGTGCAAACTTTTCTGAGTAG